The region GTTTATTCTTCGCGAGCGATCGACTGCAGTTCCATGAATGCCATGTCTGCATCACCAGCGAGGATCATACGTTGGCCTCGCCCCCGGACGATACCTGATTCTGTCTCTACCCAATCGGTCCCACGCCCGAGTCGCAGGTTAGCGTCGGCCAGCGAATCCTTGTCGGGTTCCAAGTAGATAGCGGGAATATAGACTTCGCCATCGGGACCGGATTCGATCGACAAGCTGGCCTGTCGCCAAAGCAAATCGAAAGGCCGTTTTGGGGGATGCATTTCCAAGTGCAGGATCTGATTCCAGTCGACCCAAAAGTATTTACCGGTGGTTGTGTAAACTTCTAGAACCGGGGCAAGTAAATCATCCAGGTCGCGAATGTCGTCGACTTGATTACCGTTGACGCTGATCGGTTGACGTAGGATCGCTTGGTCAGCAAACGGTGCCAGTTCGCTCGCTGCACCGGCCTGATCGCCATCGCGATAAAGCGTCAACGCACGAAGATGCGCGGTGAGACGTTCGGAGGGTTCGCCGAGAAATTCGGGGACGCGGCCATCGTAGAAACTTTCGCGCCGAGCGAGTTCTGCACGAACAAGTTGCCTTAGCAGTGCCGCGCCGATTGCCGCTTGGGCGTCTTGATTACCAACAGTGTCCAGCTGCTTGTCAGCGCGTTCAAGGTTGCCCGCGATGCATGAAAGTTCGGCCAACTGAAAGCGGTACGCGACGTTCGCAGGTTTGGCTTTGACTAGCTGAAGCGACGCTTCCATCGCCTCGTCCAACTTTCCCGCTTCATACAACTCCATGGGGGACGTTGTCATTGCGTTGATCCTTGCTGATAGATTCGGAGAAGTTTTGAATGGGAAACTATGATCGGCCGATACGCGTCTGCAGGCGGATGCTGCCGACCATTTCGTCAAGTTCGTAATGTGGCGCAAGTCGCATCATACAGTAGTAAGCACCTGGATTACTGGGGTCCGGTTGGACGGTAATCGCCGCTTCTCGCAGAGGCTTACGACTCTTTACATCCGCGCTCGCTTCACGATCGGCGGTGACGTATTCGATGATCCAATCGTGAAGCATTTGTTGCAGATCATCCGCGGTCGCGAACGAACCGGTTTTGGTTCTCGCGATGACTTTGACGTAGTGGGCAAAACGTGAAACGGTCAAAACATAAGGCAGCATCGCACTGATCTTTGCGTTTGTCGTCGCTTCGGCGGTGTCGTAAGTTTTCGCCCGTTGCAGAGACTGCCCACTGGCAAAGACGGCCATCGGGGTGTCTTTGCAATCACAGATTGGCAGCAGTCCTAATTCACTGAGTTGTCTTTCGAGAGTATCACTGACAGCGATTTCGGTGATGGGCCGCGGGATCACACCTTTCGAATCGGTCGGAAACGAAAGTGCCGGAAGATCCGCGACCAAGCCGCCGCCTTCGACGTCTTGCCGCAGTCCCCGAATGTCAGCCAACCAGCCGCTGTTGGCGAATGACCGCATCAACACCGAAACATAAGCGTAGGATGGATTGCCCCAGAGGTAATCCTGTCCGTCAGGGTTGCTGACGTCTTCTTCGAAAATGAACCCGTCAATTCGGCTACCGTCGTCTTCGTAGGGGCCACGCATCAAAATACGCGGTAACACGACGCCTAGAAAACGCGAATCGTCATCGTCACGAATCGCATTCCATTTCAGATAGTCTGGTCGCGAAAGCCTGGCTGAGTGATCGCGTGTGATTTGCAGGTCACCAAAGGATTCCAAGTCCAACAGCGTCGGACTGGCAGCCATCAAGATCGGGCAAAAAGAACTAGCCGCGACACCGGCGAGCGATCGAACGACAAATAGATCGTCCGTCGTTCGTTCCGGAGAAACTTTCGGGTGGATGTCATAGTCGCCGATCAACACGCCAAACGGTTCACCGCCGGGTGAGCCGAATTCGTCTTCGTAGATCTTCTTGAAGATCGTGCTTTGGTCGAATTCGACGCTGCGTTCAAAGTCCTTTTCAAGCTCCTTCCACCGCGCTGTCAACACGCGGATCTTGATCATCGGATCGGCTTCGATTTCGGCACGGTTGACCAAGAATTGAAGCCCACGCCACGAGGATTCCAATTTCTGGAATCGTGGGTGATGGAGAATCGCGTTGATCT is a window of Stieleria sp. JC731 DNA encoding:
- a CDS encoding type VI secretion system accessory protein TagJ, which translates into the protein MTTSPMELYEAGKLDEAMEASLQLVKAKPANVAYRFQLAELSCIAGNLERADKQLDTVGNQDAQAAIGAALLRQLVRAELARRESFYDGRVPEFLGEPSERLTAHLRALTLYRDGDQAGAASELAPFADQAILRQPISVNGNQVDDIRDLDDLLAPVLEVYTTTGKYFWVDWNQILHLEMHPPKRPFDLLWRQASLSIESGPDGEVYIPAIYLEPDKDSLADANLRLGRGTDWVETESGIVRGRGQRMILAGDADMAFMELQSIAREE
- the tssC gene encoding type VI secretion system contractile sheath large subunit — translated: MSSAELPNHDVASARTTESGLASSLLDQVLDQPATSSADRPAQSQRDPLKEFLAAKTVGQSLDRWLGTDWNQDSSPQQKDHILGRLSSDIAQIDHWLNEQINAILHHPRFQKLESSWRGLQFLVNRAEIEADPMIKIRVLTARWKELEKDFERSVEFDQSTIFKKIYEDEFGSPGGEPFGVLIGDYDIHPKVSPERTTDDLFVVRSLAGVAASSFCPILMAASPTLLDLESFGDLQITRDHSARLSRPDYLKWNAIRDDDDSRFLGVVLPRILMRGPYEDDGSRIDGFIFEEDVSNPDGQDYLWGNPSYAYVSVLMRSFANSGWLADIRGLRQDVEGGGLVADLPALSFPTDSKGVIPRPITEIAVSDTLERQLSELGLLPICDCKDTPMAVFASGQSLQRAKTYDTAEATTNAKISAMLPYVLTVSRFAHYVKVIARTKTGSFATADDLQQMLHDWIIEYVTADREASADVKSRKPLREAAITVQPDPSNPGAYYCMMRLAPHYELDEMVGSIRLQTRIGRS